The following nucleotide sequence is from Corylus avellana chromosome ca7, CavTom2PMs-1.0.
tggaataacagatctgcgctaggcagacacaaactaatgcataggtagctcttattcctcgaccctgggaTCAAAAGAAccccatgccgacacacatcctcctgaacccgaaagccaggatatcgttcatatccacaaccccaggggtctggaccaaaataacaagcgagaagatcaagaaagaggacatgaccttattacaagcagcaagaaaaacaagaaaaatacagggaaaatcaaagcaatataactaaaaatttaaaaataggagcacactaggcggatgacaATAGCCGGAAGAAAAGCCGATTGCGTGCTTGTCGGAAACCGATGCGTAGATGGCGTTGGAAGCACATCGCCATGTTAAGGCTTCTCCGATGACCTACTCAACAGTATTTCTCAGCAAGTTGTTGGAGACAGAGACAAAGCTCGTTGGCTTTTGAAAGCATGACCATGTGGTCAGCTCCTGCGATTGATTTCACTTCTTTGGGCGGGCTCTTCTCAATCATCCACCGCTGAAAATCTTCCTTTAGCAACTCATCTTTATTGCATACGATATAAACCCGACTTACTGACCCGAATTTTTCCTCTGTGAGCAGAGATTCCATTGCCAAGTCTTGCAAGAATAACTTACTTGGCTTCACCAACATTTTTGCTAATTCCAAATCCttcattcaaaaatttaatacaacattaaaaatattttgtcagtgttaaatatattggataatatattagaagcggaagaaagagagagaagagagagagagcgaaagcacacaatgaactacattgtattgactctcattaataataatgaatacagaggcctctatttatagagaggcaagtaacctaatagattaaggaaaggtaaacctagtagaataaggaaaggtaaacctagtagaataagaaaaggtaaacctagtagactaataatacctaaagaagtaaataaaaagtaatattcttaacatcccccctcaaactcaatgtgtaaacttgagtttggataaacgaaaagggaaagaaaaaggaattcgccgaaaaaaaaaactgcttgtgccgaaacaattgccgaagtaacaccataaaagttgttagagaccggtggattctgcctgaatttgagcaatgcatttaagctggagcttggttcacttggttataatttgacttgaaaaccatatactagtaatgaagtagcacacctggtcggctgagaaaagTAGGTTCAgttaaaaggggcttgtttggctCGTAACCCTTGGACTGTCTCGCCTGATCGGCTgagctaaagtctgacccaaaaattctagctagtagaccgtctcgcctggtcggctgagataagtagggccggttgaagaggctaatcatgtctgaaacccttggaccgtctcgcctagtcggctgagataagtaggcccgattgaagaggctaatcatgtctgaaacccttggactgtTTCGCCTAGTCGGCTAAGATAAGTAGGCCcgattgaagaggctaatcatgtctgaaacccttggaccgtctcgccttgtcggctgaactaaagtctgactagtagaccgtctcgcctggtcggctgagataagcagggccggttgaataggctaatcatgcctgaaacccttagaccgtctcgccttgtcggctaaACTAAAGTCTggcccatctaactagtagactGTCTCGCCTAGCAGGCTGAGCTAAGTAGGGAGAAaaatggccggttgaagaggcaaATCAGTGATCggtgatggcggcatttgacaaggcataagtgggccggttgaaaggggcttctttggcccgaaaacccatggacctaaggaaagattggtctgacccgagagtgccatccgcaagaagaatgaaccggattgaatTGCGCCAAAGAACAGGCTATAAAACCGAATTGAACAAGCATAAACcaacttgaaccgcataaaacaaacgcctaaatttgaagaagagtcttgttttttttttttgccatatagagatgccaaaagcaaaaatagaccacaaatttgaaatcaggacgaaaaattgagtaggaaacacctggtcaactttttcagtggtcaaagtcaacgggCAACAGTCAAAGTCAACGCTACAAAAGTCAACCATGTCAAGGTGCTGATGTGGCAGATCTGGCTGACGTGGTGCATAGAGCTGACGTGGCTctgatgacgtggcacacaTGCTGGCGTGGCAGTGATGACATGGCAATGATGACATGGCACACATGGCTGACGTGGCTATGATGATGTGGTAATTAGGTCTGGCGTGGCAAGGATGGCATGgcaattagggctgacgtggcaaggaTGGCGTGCGGCACGTGGGGCGATGGCGCGTGTGGTACACGCGCGAACGGAGGAGGCGTGTCCTGGCGCGTGGATCTGACGCGCAGAACTTCTGGGGGCGCGTGGAGGCGCGTACGGCGTCGTATGGAGGATATGGGACTTGTTCTGGAATCACCGAGATGAAAGCTATCGATCGGTGGCCATGGATAAGTgatcggaccaccgtggcggctGGTGGCGGAAGggcagtggcggaattgccaaaaatttgggcggcgcgtgagggcgcgtgGAAGCTCCGATGGGGCTGTGTGCGGCGGCTCTGGGACGGTTGTCTTCCGGGTTTTCAAGTGGTATAGTGATACACTGAAaacctcgaggagaagatagagaaccgtgaggagcagagagaatgattcgccggataacactggcggcgccggaaaacgtcaaagacgtttattggaggccacagaaaggtggctctgataccatgttaaatatattggataatatattagaagcggaagaaagagagagaagagagagagagagcgaaagcacacaatggactacattgtattgactcttattataataatgaatacagaggcctctatttatagagaggcaagtaacctaatagattaaggaaaggtaaacctagtagaataaggaaaggtaaacctagtagaataagaaaaggtaaacctagtagactaataatacctaaagaagtaaataacaagtaatattcttaacagtcAGTGGCAACTCGTTATTCGCATGTCAGGTTTGAATCGTATCAACCCTttaatataagattatataggtcaattttaactcgactcgtttaattaaataagttagacCTATTTAACCCTAACCTACTAATTTTACGGTGGGTTAATGTCAAATTTGCAgatcgtgtaaaaaattgtcgtATCATATTCAAATCATATCGAAACATTAGTATAAgactataaaaataaattataacccAACTCTTTTAAGTAAACGGATTAGACTCTCAACTCTAACACGCTAATTACATATTtgagttgtataaaaaattgtccaaCACTaacaagcttaagcttatgGTAAGTTGCTTAATGTACTCACCTGCGCTTGGCAGTGTTGGTAGATATTGGCTGCCATGTAATTCGGTCCACATACAGCCCAAGTTGGTGGGTTTTCTGGTCCATGGTCGAAGGAGAAGTGGAAATCCAACAGAGACTCCTTTGGGGTTCTCTTAAAGAACTGGTTTCAAAataccacccaaaaaaaaaaaaaatgaaaatgacaaccaacaaaatatgaatattaaccAACAAAATATtgtgtttcaattttttatttttttatttcagaataaaaatattaaccaaccacccaaaaaaaaaaaaataataataataattcttctTTACCTCTTGCAACAGAGTTGACGGTGGAAGTATAATATTTGGCATAAAGGCAGTGACATAAACTGCCACTAAGATCTTATCTGGAAAACTCTCCATGGCTAGG
It contains:
- the LOC132186481 gene encoding methyl jasmonate esterase 1-like, yielding MMNRKHFVLVHGACHGAWCWYKLATLLKSAGHRVTALDLGASGVNPKRLDEVYSISDSLQPLTDFLASLPHNERVILVGHSYGGMGISLAMESFPDKILVAVYVTAFMPNIILPPSTLLQEFFKRTPKESLLDFHFSFDHGPENPPTWAVCGPNYMAANIYQHCQAQDLELAKMLVKPSKLFLQDLAMESLLTEEKFGSVSRVYIVCNKDELLKEDFQRWMIEKSPPKEVKSIAGADHMVMLSKANELCLCLQQLAEKYC